From Dermochelys coriacea isolate rDerCor1 chromosome 15, rDerCor1.pri.v4, whole genome shotgun sequence, a single genomic window includes:
- the C15H22orf15 gene encoding uncharacterized protein C22orf15 homolog — MFITVRYGADCQEIVNVHCRVLTLTAHLKKKCQCRPEDCIDLLDELGTLINLSEVENPASELASKYLQERQRYILIRVIRGEGSESTYYESLLENLGKHHPELAERLQKLSAHPQLKDNMRRSSMQRKFRPFKEPPQVSPAKFRSTQQSKKGSVPSSRPT, encoded by the exons CTGACTGCCAAGAGATTGTGAACGTGCACTGCCGGGTCCTGACCCTCACCGCGCACCTGAAGAAGAAATGCCAATGCCGCCCAGAAG ATTGCATTGATCTTCTAGATGAATTGGGGACCCTGATAAACCTGAGCGAAGTGGAAAATCCTGCATCTGAGCTGGCCAGTAAATACTTACAGGAGAGGCAGCGCTACATCCTCATCAGAGTCATTC GAGGAGAAGGCTCAGAATCAACCTACTACGAATCCCTACTGGAGAACCTGGGAAAACACCACCCTGAGCTGGCAG AGCGGCTGCAGAAGTTATCAGCACATCCTCAGCTGAAGGACAACATGAGGAGGAGTTCCATGCAGAGAAAGTTTCGCCCATTTAAGGAACCACCCCAAGTTTCCCCAGCAAAATTCAGAAGCACACAGCAGAGTAAGAAAGGCTCTGTTCCCTCCAGCAGGCCCACCTAG